A window from Sphingobium sp. EM0848 encodes these proteins:
- a CDS encoding NIF family HAD-type phosphatase produces MDRKAPDIDRPLLILDLDETLIHAREEELNRTADFQIFGYHVYRRPYLADFLRRVRADFDLAVWSSASDDYVAAVVGHIFSADCPLRFVWGRSRATLMRLVRDEYGYTYDPWDHRRYLKPLKKVKRMGWRLERMLIVDDTPEKCVRNYGNAIYPLPFEGDEADAELLSLAAYLSSLKDEPDMRRIEKRRWRELMAASED; encoded by the coding sequence ATGGATAGGAAAGCGCCCGACATCGACAGGCCCTTGCTCATCCTTGATCTGGATGAAACACTGATCCATGCACGGGAGGAAGAGCTGAATCGGACGGCGGACTTCCAAATCTTCGGCTACCATGTCTATCGACGGCCATATCTCGCCGATTTCCTCAGAAGGGTTCGGGCGGATTTCGACCTCGCTGTCTGGTCGTCCGCCTCTGACGACTATGTCGCCGCCGTCGTCGGCCATATTTTCAGCGCCGACTGTCCTCTGCGTTTCGTATGGGGACGGAGCCGTGCGACGTTGATGCGGCTCGTCCGCGATGAATATGGCTACACCTATGATCCCTGGGACCACCGCCGTTATCTGAAACCACTCAAGAAGGTAAAGCGGATGGGATGGCGTCTGGAGCGGATGCTGATCGTCGACGATACACCAGAGAAATGCGTCAGGAACTATGGGAATGCGATCTATCCGCTTCCCTTCGAGGGCGACGAGGCCGATGCTGAACTCTTGTCGTTAGCGGCCTATCTCTCGTCTCTCAAAGACGAACCAGACATGCGTCGGATTGAAAAGCGGCGCTGGCGCGAGTTGATGGCCGCCTCTGAGGATTAA